The proteins below come from a single Pandoraea apista genomic window:
- a CDS encoding flavin reductase family protein, producing MNAKRAAVPDFDSAAFRHALGQFATGVTVITTRADDGSLIGITASSFNSVSLTPPLILWSLATRAGSMPVFRENSHYAVNVLAADQLDVCKRFATMKGDRFAGVPYTLSASGTPVLEGALAWFECHNRSRYDEGDHVIFVGEVERCGVHANVSERMPLIFHAGGFHKPQSLG from the coding sequence GTGAACGCCAAACGCGCCGCAGTACCAGATTTCGACAGCGCTGCCTTTCGTCATGCGCTCGGTCAGTTTGCGACCGGGGTGACGGTAATCACCACGCGCGCCGACGACGGCTCGCTGATCGGTATCACCGCCAGTTCGTTCAACTCGGTGTCGCTCACGCCGCCGCTCATTCTCTGGAGTCTCGCCACGCGAGCGGGCAGCATGCCCGTCTTCCGCGAGAACTCGCACTATGCCGTGAACGTGCTGGCCGCCGATCAGCTCGACGTCTGCAAGCGCTTCGCCACCATGAAGGGCGACCGGTTTGCGGGTGTGCCGTACACCTTGTCGGCGTCGGGCACGCCGGTGCTGGAGGGTGCACTGGCCTGGTTCGAGTGTCATAACCGCAGCCGTTATGACGAAGGCGATCACGTCATCTTCGTGGGTGAGGTCGAGCGTTGCGGGGTTCATGCAAACGTTTCCGAGCGCATGCCGCTGATCTTCCACGCAGGCGGCTTTCACAAGCCGCAGTCGCTCGGTTAA
- a CDS encoding MarR family winged helix-turn-helix transcriptional regulator codes for MSAAGAPFVDDYLAYLLARASTLVSDEFHREVAAAGLGVSEWRVLATLSDGRARTINQLADIVLAKQPTLTKVVDRLEAAGDVVRGESATDRRQSLVSLTDAGRERVAPLLASARRHEAGVLARFGADQSALLKETLRRLIDEMAQGTQSPR; via the coding sequence ATGTCAGCCGCGGGAGCGCCGTTCGTCGATGACTATCTGGCGTATCTGCTCGCCCGTGCGAGCACGCTGGTCTCCGATGAATTTCATCGCGAAGTCGCGGCGGCGGGACTCGGCGTGTCGGAGTGGCGAGTGCTCGCCACGCTCTCCGACGGACGCGCGCGCACCATCAATCAACTGGCAGACATCGTGCTCGCCAAACAGCCGACGCTCACCAAAGTCGTCGACCGGCTGGAAGCGGCCGGCGATGTCGTTCGCGGCGAGAGTGCAACAGATCGTCGCCAGTCGCTGGTCTCGCTCACCGACGCGGGACGCGAGCGCGTCGCGCCGTTGCTCGCCAGCGCACGCCGCCATGAAGCCGGCGTGCTCGCTCGCTTCGGCGCAGATCAATCCGCCCTCCTCAAAGAAACGTTGCGCCGCCTGATCGACGAAATGGCGCAGGGAACGCAAAGCCCCCGCTAG